One Eubacterium sp. AB3007 genomic window, GCGGACAGGGCGTGCTGGTCGCCGGCATGATCCTGGCGGACATCGCCATGGAAGAAGGGAAGAATGTCTCCTGGTATCCCTCCTATGGATTTGAGATGAGAGGCGGCGCAGCGAACTGTGAACTGAAGATTGGGGAGAAGGAACTGCAGAGTCCGTATTGTCTGGAACCGGACATTCTCCTGACTATGAGTGAATCCGCCATCGACACATTTGAAGAGAGACTGAAGCCCGGCGGGGTGCTCCTTGTGAATAGCTCCCTGGTGAGTGAGGACAGGAAGTATCGCCCGGACATTCAAGTGTTCCGGATCCCGGCTACTGCCATCGCCAAGGAACTGAATAATCCACACGGCACCAATATCATCATGTTGGGAGCCTTGGCGGGAGCATCGGATCTGTACGATACAGCCCATGTGAAAGCAGGGATGGAGCACTACTTTGAAAAGAAGGGGAAGAACAACCCGAAGAATGCTTTGTGCTTCGACAAGGGGGCGGAGGCTGCGACAGCCCAGCGATAACTGGAGAGAACATACAACGAGTAGATTGGAGCATAGGTTATGGAAGAGAAAACACTGCCTTTACAGGGCGTCAAGGTCGTAGAGATGGGGACAGTGGTGGCGGCGCCCACCACGGCGCGGATGCTTTGTGCTTATGGGGCGGAGGTCATCAAGGTGGAGGGTATCGATGGAGATGTGATGCGTCTGGCAGGGACGCACGAGTTCACGCCATATGAGGATGATCTGAACCCACTGTTTACCATCCACAACAGCAACAAGAGATTCGTCTCACTGAATTTCAAGACAGAGGAGGGCAAGAAGGTCCTTCTGGAGCTTATAGGCCAGGCGGATGTGTTCATCACCAACATCAGGGAGAAATCTCTGATCAGGAACGGTCTGGATTATGACACCCTGAAAGAGACCAATCCGGGGCTGATCTACGCGCTGTTCTCCGGCTACGGGCCAAAGGGTCCGGCCGCCAATGACCCCGGGTTCGACATCAGCTGTTTCTGGATGCGCTCTGGCCCCATCGCAGACTGGAGCGAGGAGGGGGCCTTCCCTCTGCTGCCTACCTACGCGTTTGGGGATATGGCTACCAGTTCAGCCTTTCTGTCGGGGATCCTGATGGCGCTCTATGGACGATCTCAGACCGGAAAGGGGACCAAGGTGGACATCTCTCTCTTCGCCAACGGAATCTGGTGCAACGCCATCGGTGTGGTTCAGACTCAGTTCGAGAGGCAGTATCTGAACCCACATCCGCTGCGGCCCAGTGACCCCTTCAACACCGTATATAAGTGCAAAGATGGCCGTTGGATCGGTGTATACTGCAATGAGTATGTGCAGGACAAGGAGAAAATCGCGAAACTGTACGGTATCGAGGAGATCGTGGACGATCCGCGTTACGAGGATATCGAGACCATGCAGAAGACCGGATCCATCGAAGAGATCATCCGGCGGTGCAACGAGATTTTTCTTACAAAGACTGCGGAAGAATGGAGAGAGATCTTCAGCGCAAACAGTGTGGCCTGTGAGATCATGCAGAACGCAAAGGATGTCTGCAAGGATCCTCAGGCGATCGAGAATGGGTATATGGTGCCGGTGGAGTTTCCTGATGCGGCACATACCAGGGTGATGATGCCCTCACCTCCGGTATCCTTCAGCGACTATGGACGCCGTGACTATGCACCAACCGGTACGATCGGCGAGGATACGGATCAGATCCTGACGGAGTTGGGCTATGAGGCGGAGGAAATACAGGCTATGAAAGAGCATGGGGCCGTTCGATAAAGGGAGGGAGGAAAGCACCATGAAGCACAGATTCATTGCAAAGAGATATTGGAAGGATCAGAGTACTGCCATGGGGCAGTCGGATGTCATGGCAAAGATGTTCGATGATGTCATCGACCTCTCCCTGGGGGATCCGGATCTGACAACGGATCACCGGATCATCGAGGCGGCTTTCCGGGATGCTAAGGCTGGACATACCAAGTATACGGACTTTCGGGGAGATCCTGAATTGCGGCAGGCCATCGTGGATTTCTACAAAGAAGAATACGATATGACAGTGGCAGATGAAGAGATCTTTGTGTCCGCGTCCGGCTGCCTGGCGATGTATCTGGTGATGGAGGCGATCCTGGACGATGGGGACGAGGTGATCCTGCAGGCTCCGTACTTCACCCCCTATCCACAGCAGGTGGAGCTGGCCAGAGGGATCCCTGTGGAACTTCCTACCTATGAAGAGGAGGACTTTCAGATCGATGTGGACCGGCTGGAGGGTCTGATCAACGAACGCACCAAGGCTCTGGTCATCAATTCTCCAAGTAACCCGACAGGAAACTGTCTCACGGTGGAAACCATGGAGAAGATCGCAGCGGTGGCCGAGAAGTATGACCTGATCGTGGTGGCGGATGACATCTATACCGCCTTCAGCTACCAGAACCCCTTCGTTCCTTTCGCATCTCTGCCGGGAATGCAGGAACGGACCATCGTTATCAACTCCTTCTCCAAGAACTTCACCATGACCGGTTGGCGTGTGGGCAACATCATCGCCCCGCGGTACATCATCCAGATCATTCAGCAGATCAATGAGAATGTGGTGTTCACGGCGCCTTCCATCTCTCAGCGTGCCGGTATCTATGCCCTGCGGCACAGGGCAGAGGTCCAGCCGTCTATGGTAGAAGAATACAGAAAGAGAATGTTCTATGCTGCGGAACGGATCACAGATATCCCCGGGATCAGTGTCATCAATCCACCGAAGGGTAGTTTCTATCTATTTATTAATATCAAAGAGACAGGGCTTTCCAGTGTGGAGGCGGCGGATATGTTCCTGAAGAAAGCGCATGTCCTCACCCTGCCCGGAAATGCCTTTGGGGAGTGCGGCGAAGGGTACCTACGCATTGCCTGTACCGTCGGAGTGGACACTCTGAAGGAGGCGTTCGACAGGATCGAGGCAGCGCTGCGGTAGGGCGATGCACAAAGCAAGATGCTACAGGGAGAGAGGGCCTCTCCCTGTATTGACTATTTTCCCGCTACGATGGAGAATCCATCAAACTGATATTGCCGCATAGTGGGCGGATCCTGAAAGTAGCCGTACTTCTCATCCTGCAGGGGCTCTCCTTCTGCCGTGCCGTCCCGGACTGCCGTGAGAGCGTCCCGGATCTCGGTGATAGCGGCTTTGTCTGTGACAAAATCGTTGTGAGACACGTAGATCGCCCGCATGTCGGGGCAACGGAAGCGTACCTTGTCCAAGGAGTCGATGTAATCCTGGATGTCGGAGTGTCCCATCACCTCATTGTCGAACTGGACATAGATCGCACCGAAGTAGATCATGTCCCCGGCGAAGAGGATGCCAAACCTGTGATCGAAGAGCATGGCGTGGTCCTCGGTGTGTCCCGGTGTGTTGATGAATTCCACATCCCGTTCTCCCAGGTGGAAAATCTGGCCATCCTGACAGATCCTGTAGCGATAGGGACGAACGCAGTAGTTGGACGGAACGAATCCCTCAGGATATCCCTGCAGGAACATGTCTTCGTCAGACTGGTTGGCCAGAGGGGCGCAGGGCACGCCGCGGGCCGCTTGTTTCTCCGCCACGGGATCTGCCGCGCCCCAGACCTGACCGAAGCGCCAGTTGTTGCCGGTGTGGTCAAAGTGACAGTGGCAGTTCACCACCTCCAGGGTGCTGAAGTAACTGCCTCCCTCTTTCCCGTGCAGTTCGTCCTCCCGGGCACAAAGTTCTTCGACCAGAGGGCGGATATCGCAGATCCCCATACCAGAATCCATCATCAGCACCTTCTCCTCTCCGAAAATCAGGAATACGTTCACCTCCTGCAGGTGCTGCGGTTCACAGATGGCGATGACGTGGCCGGGAAGCTGGTATACCTGAAACCAGTCCCGGTGGTTCTCGACCTGCAGTTTCTGGTATTTACTATAGTACGGACGTTCCTGGTCCGGATTTCTCCATTTCATGCTGTTCTCCTTGTTTACTTTCTTGTTTTTTGAGTATATAATCATTATAAGCAAAATCATACCGAAAGAGCAAGGAGGAATCAAAAATGTTAGAAATGTATAGATGCTCACACTGCGGAAACATCGTGATCATGGCATACAAGACCGGTGTTCCTATCGTATGTTGCGGCGAGCCCATGGAACTGCTGAAGGCCAACACGGAAGAGGCTGCTTTTGAGAAGCACATTCCAGCCTGCGTTCTGGAGGACGGCAAGGTTACCGTCAAGGTCGGCGAGGTAGAGCACCCCATGACGGAGGAACACTACATCGGC contains:
- a CDS encoding 2-oxoacid:acceptor oxidoreductase family protein, with amino-acid sequence MMEVICSGIGGQGVLVAGMILADIAMEEGKNVSWYPSYGFEMRGGAANCELKIGEKELQSPYCLEPDILLTMSESAIDTFEERLKPGGVLLVNSSLVSEDRKYRPDIQVFRIPATAIAKELNNPHGTNIIMLGALAGASDLYDTAHVKAGMEHYFEKKGKNNPKNALCFDKGAEAATAQR
- a CDS encoding CaiB/BaiF CoA-transferase family protein, with translation MEEKTLPLQGVKVVEMGTVVAAPTTARMLCAYGAEVIKVEGIDGDVMRLAGTHEFTPYEDDLNPLFTIHNSNKRFVSLNFKTEEGKKVLLELIGQADVFITNIREKSLIRNGLDYDTLKETNPGLIYALFSGYGPKGPAANDPGFDISCFWMRSGPIADWSEEGAFPLLPTYAFGDMATSSAFLSGILMALYGRSQTGKGTKVDISLFANGIWCNAIGVVQTQFERQYLNPHPLRPSDPFNTVYKCKDGRWIGVYCNEYVQDKEKIAKLYGIEEIVDDPRYEDIETMQKTGSIEEIIRRCNEIFLTKTAEEWREIFSANSVACEIMQNAKDVCKDPQAIENGYMVPVEFPDAAHTRVMMPSPPVSFSDYGRRDYAPTGTIGEDTDQILTELGYEAEEIQAMKEHGAVR
- a CDS encoding pyridoxal phosphate-dependent aminotransferase, which encodes MKHRFIAKRYWKDQSTAMGQSDVMAKMFDDVIDLSLGDPDLTTDHRIIEAAFRDAKAGHTKYTDFRGDPELRQAIVDFYKEEYDMTVADEEIFVSASGCLAMYLVMEAILDDGDEVILQAPYFTPYPQQVELARGIPVELPTYEEEDFQIDVDRLEGLINERTKALVINSPSNPTGNCLTVETMEKIAAVAEKYDLIVVADDIYTAFSYQNPFVPFASLPGMQERTIVINSFSKNFTMTGWRVGNIIAPRYIIQIIQQINENVVFTAPSISQRAGIYALRHRAEVQPSMVEEYRKRMFYAAERITDIPGISVINPPKGSFYLFINIKETGLSSVEAADMFLKKAHVLTLPGNAFGECGEGYLRIACTVGVDTLKEAFDRIEAALR
- a CDS encoding MBL fold metallo-hydrolase; the encoded protein is MKWRNPDQERPYYSKYQKLQVENHRDWFQVYQLPGHVIAICEPQHLQEVNVFLIFGEEKVLMMDSGMGICDIRPLVEELCAREDELHGKEGGSYFSTLEVVNCHCHFDHTGNNWRFGQVWGAADPVAEKQAARGVPCAPLANQSDEDMFLQGYPEGFVPSNYCVRPYRYRICQDGQIFHLGERDVEFINTPGHTEDHAMLFDHRFGILFAGDMIYFGAIYVQFDNEVMGHSDIQDYIDSLDKVRFRCPDMRAIYVSHNDFVTDKAAITEIRDALTAVRDGTAEGEPLQDEKYGYFQDPPTMRQYQFDGFSIVAGK
- a CDS encoding desulfoferrodoxin family protein; amino-acid sequence: MLEMYRCSHCGNIVIMAYKTGVPIVCCGEPMELLKANTEEAAFEKHIPACVLEDGKVTVKVGEVEHPMTEEHYIGSILLETEHALQVKWLKPTDKPEAVFAITPDDKPVAAYEYCTLHGLWKADL